A single Natranaerobius thermophilus JW/NM-WN-LF DNA region contains:
- the codY gene encoding GTP-sensing pleiotropic transcriptional regulator CodY has protein sequence MSSSLLEKTRRINRILQKAAGQPVDFAEVAQVLRDVIEANTYIASKKGKILGSALVDEFECEIMKDQVLDQGKFPEDYNDYLLSLNETSYNLTQKRNECVYKNDEQCLFENKLTTVVPIIGGGKRLGSLILARFSKEFQDEDLILAENGATVVGMEILRAKAEEIEEEARNKAIVQLALGTLSYSELEAVEHIFEELDGDEGLLVASKVADRVGITRSVIVNALRKFESAGVIESRSLGMKGTYIKVLNNQLLEELRKRYA, from the coding sequence ATGAGTAGTAGTTTGTTAGAAAAAACACGCAGAATCAACAGAATTCTACAAAAGGCTGCAGGACAGCCTGTAGATTTCGCGGAAGTAGCCCAAGTTTTAAGGGATGTTATCGAAGCAAACACTTACATTGCCAGCAAGAAAGGTAAAATATTGGGTAGTGCCCTGGTAGATGAATTCGAGTGTGAGATTATGAAAGATCAAGTTCTTGATCAAGGAAAATTCCCTGAGGATTACAATGATTATTTATTATCATTAAATGAAACTAGTTATAATCTAACACAAAAAAGAAACGAATGTGTGTATAAAAATGACGAACAATGTCTATTTGAAAACAAATTAACAACAGTAGTCCCGATAATCGGGGGAGGAAAGAGACTTGGCTCCTTGATTTTAGCTCGTTTCAGTAAAGAATTTCAAGACGAAGACTTAATACTAGCAGAGAATGGAGCTACAGTAGTTGGCATGGAAATATTAAGGGCAAAAGCCGAGGAAATTGAAGAAGAAGCTCGAAATAAAGCTATTGTTCAATTAGCCTTAGGAACTCTATCATATTCTGAGCTGGAAGCTGTAGAGCACATTTTTGAAGAGTTAGACGGTGACGAAGGTCTATTAGTAGCAAGTAAGGTTGCAGATCGTGTCGGAATTACCCGATCTGTAATTGTGAATGCCTTGAGAAAGTTTGAAAGTGCAGGAGTTATTGAATCTCGTTCCTTGGGAATGAAGGGAACTTATATTAAAGTTCTCAACAATCAATTGCTAGAAGAGCTTAGAAAAAGATATGCCTAA
- the ltrA gene encoding group II intron reverse transcriptase/maturase — protein sequence MTVTNKGMKCRQLLTGESCKEGSPQKNSAEHEGYAGVHSSLRITENNISNANLSKGNLLEEILDRDNMNKAFKKIKSNKGSHGIDGMGVDELLQYLKENGDHLRQRVLDGKYRPNPVRRVEIPKEDGKKRKLGIPTVVDRVIQQAIAQVLSPIYEEQFSDNSYGFRPGRSTHDAIKKSQQNINEGYKYVVDMDLEKYFDTVNQSKLIEVLSKTIKDGRVISLINKYLRAGVMIKHTYKDTEVGVPQGGPLSPILSNIMLHELDKELEKRGHEFVRYADDLLIFCKSRRSAGRTLKNILPFIENKLFLKVNKDKTVVAYVGKVRFLGFGFYRHKGKARLRVHLKSVTKMRTRIKELTSRSYGISNEARAKKLSRYIMGWVNYFKPADMKNLLINTDSWMRRRIRMIYWKQWKKVRTKFKMLKFFGANKYKAWEYANTRKGYWRISNSPVLSKSLGNDVIKGFGFLFFSEYYRQVKA from the coding sequence ATGACTGTTACCAATAAAGGAATGAAGTGCCGCCAACTTCTGACAGGCGAAAGCTGCAAAGAAGGCTCACCGCAGAAGAATAGTGCGGAACACGAAGGATATGCGGGAGTGCACAGTTCTTTAAGGATAACTGAAAACAACATCTCCAATGCAAACTTGTCGAAGGGGAATTTGCTAGAGGAAATTTTGGATAGAGACAACATGAATAAAGCATTCAAGAAAATAAAATCCAACAAAGGCTCTCACGGGATTGATGGGATGGGAGTAGATGAACTTCTACAATATCTCAAAGAAAACGGGGACCACCTCAGGCAAAGAGTCCTGGACGGTAAATACCGCCCTAATCCCGTCAGAAGGGTAGAGATACCTAAAGAAGATGGGAAGAAAAGAAAATTAGGCATACCTACAGTGGTAGACAGGGTAATCCAACAAGCAATAGCCCAAGTACTATCTCCAATATATGAGGAGCAATTCTCAGATAACAGCTATGGTTTTCGCCCTGGACGCAGTACTCATGATGCAATTAAGAAAAGTCAACAAAACATAAATGAAGGATACAAATATGTAGTAGATATGGACTTGGAGAAATACTTTGACACAGTAAACCAGAGCAAATTGATAGAAGTGCTATCTAAGACAATAAAAGACGGTCGAGTAATATCTCTTATCAACAAATATCTAAGAGCAGGAGTAATGATCAAACACACCTATAAGGATACAGAAGTTGGCGTGCCCCAGGGCGGGCCTCTTAGCCCTATCCTCAGTAACATAATGCTCCACGAATTGGATAAAGAACTTGAGAAAAGGGGGCACGAATTCGTCCGCTATGCGGACGACCTGCTAATCTTTTGTAAAAGCAGAAGAAGTGCCGGACGCACCTTGAAGAACATACTACCCTTCATCGAAAATAAACTATTTCTCAAAGTAAATAAAGATAAAACTGTAGTTGCCTATGTAGGAAAGGTAAGATTTCTTGGGTTTGGCTTTTACAGACATAAAGGAAAAGCCAGATTAAGAGTTCATCTTAAATCAGTTACAAAGATGAGAACGAGAATAAAAGAACTCACATCTAGAAGTTATGGAATAAGCAACGAAGCCAGAGCAAAGAAACTTAGCCGATACATTATGGGTTGGGTTAACTACTTTAAACCAGCTGATATGAAGAATCTGTTAATAAATACTGACAGTTGGATGAGAAGGCGTATTCGCATGATTTACTGGAAACAATGGAAGAAAGTGAGAACAAAATTTAAAATGCTCAAGTTCTTTGGAGCCAATAAATACAAAGCATGGGAATATGCAAACACAAGAAAGGGCTACTGGAGAATTTCCAATAGCCCCGTCTTATCCAAATCCCTTGGAAATGATGTAATCAAAGGATTTGGTTTCCTATTCTTTTCGGAATATTATCGACAAGTTAAAGCGTAA
- the flgB gene encoding flagellar basal body rod protein FlgB, with protein sequence MFEQAPIGLLGNSLNGTTKRHEVISNNIANVNTPGFKRGRVDFEEQLKEAMKADSKDIEGKITREKHIPIGKVDSTIEPQVRRESDSSMRNDDNNVDVDTEMSRLTQNSLHHQALTRQLSSEFNKLRSAIQGGR encoded by the coding sequence ATGTTTGAACAAGCCCCTATAGGTCTGTTAGGAAATTCCCTGAATGGGACCACTAAAAGACACGAAGTAATTTCTAATAATATTGCCAATGTCAACACTCCTGGGTTTAAAAGAGGACGAGTGGATTTTGAAGAACAGCTTAAAGAAGCTATGAAAGCTGATTCCAAAGATATTGAAGGAAAAATCACTCGAGAAAAACACATACCAATTGGGAAAGTAGACTCTACGATAGAACCCCAGGTCAGGCGTGAATCTGATTCATCTATGAGAAATGATGATAACAATGTAGATGTGGATACCGAAATGTCACGGTTGACCCAAAACTCTCTTCATCATCAGGCCCTTACAAGACAGTTAAGCAGTGAATTTAACAAATTGCGTTCTGCTATACAAGGAGGGAGGTAA
- the flgC gene encoding flagellar basal body rod protein FlgC, translated as MFDTFDISGSGLTAERLRMDVISNNIANANTTRTEDGEPYRRQMPVFETRGKSFSDHLHSFLQKDGDFDSQGVRVSSIEEDDSPFKEIYDPEHPEADPETGYVQKPNVEIVKEMTDMITASRAYEANATAIDNAKSMASNTLDIGR; from the coding sequence ATGTTTGACACCTTTGATATTAGTGGATCTGGTTTAACAGCAGAAAGGTTACGTATGGATGTTATTTCTAATAATATAGCCAATGCCAATACAACCAGAACTGAAGATGGCGAACCTTATAGACGACAGATGCCTGTATTTGAAACTAGAGGAAAAAGTTTTAGTGACCACTTACATAGTTTTTTGCAAAAAGATGGAGATTTTGATTCCCAAGGTGTCAGGGTCAGTAGTATTGAAGAAGATGATTCACCTTTTAAAGAAATTTATGACCCGGAACATCCTGAAGCTGATCCGGAAACCGGATATGTTCAAAAACCCAATGTTGAAATAGTTAAAGAGATGACGGATATGATTACAGCATCACGGGCATATGAAGCCAATGCTACAGCAATAGATAATGCAAAAAGTATGGCCTCTAATACATTAGATATCGGTCGATAA
- the fliE gene encoding flagellar hook-basal body complex protein FliE — MRIEGIGENTVNPINQGNKQKAEDLNFREFLSDAISKVDDIQKESEVLNQKLAVGEVDNLHDVVIATEKAELALNLTLEVRNQLIETHDELMRMQI, encoded by the coding sequence ATGAGAATAGAAGGTATTGGTGAAAACACTGTAAATCCTATTAATCAAGGAAATAAACAAAAGGCAGAGGACTTAAATTTTAGAGAGTTTTTGTCTGACGCCATTTCTAAGGTGGATGACATCCAAAAAGAGAGTGAGGTGCTCAATCAAAAGCTAGCCGTTGGAGAAGTAGATAACCTTCATGATGTGGTGATTGCCACTGAAAAAGCCGAGTTAGCTCTCAACTTAACTTTAGAAGTTAGGAATCAACTCATAGAAACCCATGACGAATTAATGCGGATGCAAATATAA
- the fliF gene encoding flagellar basal-body MS-ring/collar protein FliF, with translation MNEMLANAKNQSQQFWGNLSKGQKITFATALGLFIIGTLVLSVSMLQTDYTEVARDLDPRDASEIAEMIEDMGVSYQIEDGGSRILVPEDDHDQVRLELAGAGLPRGGVLGYEELDTQQLGLTESEREMRQKIALEGELVRTIRRYPEVEDARVHLVLPERSIFEETREDSQAAVFLDLEPHRELTEQQISSIVNLVAHSVEGLTPKNVTLTSGDRMLSDKTQSDDKNSPSAGSEVEKRLSIQEEFQNTLQSSVESMLENIVGRGNVTARVNAELDFDEFESFSELFEPVEGDEGILVSMHREEEFYSGEDVSQGGVPGDPAEGTPEYQEVTGEGGSFDYERIDETRNYEVNKIEERSRLAPGALNKLSVAVAVNQELDEDEMDSIEALVEDAVGINLENENHQITVEQMDFDTSLQDMLAAQHEKKQQMAAQQRWITLGIGAAVLVVLALIGRKIYKTIRDRKEIEDRLEREQMVQDQAAASEDIEPEVPKVQKQISDFAEKKPEEFAKVLKAWLAEE, from the coding sequence ATGAATGAAATGTTAGCTAATGCAAAAAATCAGTCACAGCAATTTTGGGGCAATTTATCAAAAGGTCAAAAGATAACTTTTGCCACCGCTCTGGGACTATTTATTATTGGTACCCTGGTACTGTCTGTCTCTATGCTACAAACTGATTATACAGAAGTTGCACGGGATTTAGATCCCAGAGATGCCAGTGAAATAGCTGAAATGATAGAAGATATGGGTGTTTCTTATCAAATAGAGGATGGAGGCTCTCGTATCCTGGTGCCTGAAGACGATCACGATCAGGTTAGATTAGAGTTAGCTGGCGCCGGATTACCGCGAGGTGGTGTCCTGGGATATGAAGAGTTAGATACACAACAGTTGGGACTTACTGAATCTGAGCGAGAGATGCGTCAAAAGATTGCTCTGGAAGGAGAACTTGTACGTACCATTCGTCGTTATCCTGAAGTTGAAGATGCAAGAGTACATTTAGTTCTTCCGGAAAGATCTATTTTCGAAGAAACTCGTGAAGATTCGCAAGCTGCTGTTTTTTTGGATTTAGAACCTCATAGGGAACTGACTGAACAGCAGATAAGCAGTATAGTCAATTTAGTTGCCCATTCTGTGGAAGGTCTGACACCCAAAAATGTCACATTAACATCAGGAGACAGGATGCTAAGTGACAAAACCCAATCCGATGACAAAAACAGCCCTAGTGCTGGATCAGAAGTTGAAAAGAGATTATCCATTCAAGAAGAATTTCAAAATACACTCCAAAGCAGTGTAGAAAGTATGTTGGAAAATATAGTGGGCAGAGGTAATGTGACAGCCCGAGTAAATGCGGAATTGGATTTTGACGAATTTGAATCCTTTTCAGAACTCTTTGAGCCCGTTGAGGGTGATGAAGGAATATTGGTGAGCATGCATAGAGAAGAGGAGTTTTACTCCGGTGAAGATGTAAGTCAAGGAGGTGTTCCTGGAGATCCTGCCGAGGGAACTCCGGAATATCAAGAAGTAACCGGAGAAGGTGGTAGCTTTGATTACGAAAGAATAGATGAAACTAGAAATTATGAAGTGAATAAGATTGAAGAAAGATCAAGGCTAGCTCCTGGCGCACTAAATAAATTGAGTGTAGCTGTAGCTGTAAATCAAGAACTCGATGAAGATGAAATGGATAGCATAGAAGCGCTAGTAGAAGACGCAGTAGGAATAAATTTAGAAAACGAGAACCATCAGATAACAGTTGAACAAATGGACTTTGATACTTCTTTACAGGATATGTTAGCTGCACAACATGAGAAAAAACAACAAATGGCAGCGCAACAGAGATGGATAACCCTTGGCATTGGAGCTGCAGTCCTAGTTGTTCTGGCTCTCATTGGTAGAAAGATTTATAAAACCATAAGGGATAGAAAAGAAATAGAAGATCGCCTTGAGAGAGAACAAATGGTACAAGATCAGGCAGCAGCTTCAGAAGATATTGAACCTGAAGTACCTAAAGTTCAAAAACAAATCTCCGATTTCGCTGAGAAAAAACCAGAAGAGTTTGCCAAAGTATTGAAGGCTTGGCTAGCTGAAGAATAA
- the fliG gene encoding flagellar motor switch protein FliG: MSPEELSPKQKAAVLMISLGSDTSAEVMKHLSEEEIEQLTLEIANVQKVDTEQREDVLNEFHQMAVAQDYISQGGINYAKEVLERALGSQKAMNIIDRLTSSLQVKPFEFMRKTEPSQVINFIQNEHPQTIALILAYLQPEQSSMILSALPSEKQVDVARRIAVMERTSPEIIKEVEQILERKLSSVMTQDYTSAGGISAIVDVLNNVDRATEKTILENLETEDPDLAEEIKKRLFVFDDIVLLDDRSIQRVIREVEQKDLTMALKVAGDEVKDRVFKNMSKRMSDLIKEEMDYMGPVRLRDVEESQQKIVNLIRSLEESGEIVIARGKEDEVIV; the protein is encoded by the coding sequence ATGAGTCCCGAAGAACTTTCTCCTAAACAAAAAGCTGCCGTGTTAATGATTTCTCTCGGCAGCGATACGTCAGCAGAGGTTATGAAGCACCTATCCGAGGAAGAGATTGAACAGCTGACCCTTGAAATCGCTAATGTGCAAAAAGTTGATACTGAACAAAGAGAAGATGTATTAAATGAATTTCATCAAATGGCTGTTGCCCAAGATTATATTTCTCAAGGTGGAATTAATTACGCCAAGGAAGTATTAGAAAGGGCTTTGGGCTCTCAAAAAGCCATGAATATCATAGATAGGCTGACATCTTCGTTACAGGTAAAGCCGTTTGAATTCATGAGAAAAACCGAGCCTAGCCAGGTAATTAATTTTATCCAAAACGAACATCCGCAAACTATTGCATTGATACTGGCTTACTTACAACCTGAGCAATCTTCAATGATTTTGTCTGCTTTACCTTCAGAAAAGCAGGTGGATGTGGCCAGGCGTATTGCAGTTATGGAACGGACATCCCCTGAGATAATTAAAGAAGTGGAGCAGATACTTGAAAGAAAACTGTCCTCAGTCATGACACAGGATTATACTTCAGCCGGAGGGATCTCTGCTATTGTGGATGTTTTAAATAATGTGGATAGGGCAACTGAAAAGACTATCTTGGAAAACCTAGAAACTGAAGATCCAGATCTGGCAGAGGAGATCAAGAAGCGATTATTTGTATTTGACGATATTGTACTCCTAGATGACCGCTCAATCCAGAGAGTGATTAGAGAAGTAGAGCAAAAGGACTTGACTATGGCCTTAAAGGTAGCAGGTGATGAAGTGAAAGATCGAGTCTTTAAAAATATGTCCAAAAGAATGTCAGATCTTATTAAAGAAGAGATGGATTATATGGGCCCTGTACGTTTGAGAGATGTGGAAGAGTCGCAACAAAAAATTGTTAACTTAATTCGCAGCCTAGAAGAAAGTGGTGAAATAGTTATCGCAAGGGGTAAGGAGGATGAAGTGATTGTCTAA
- a CDS encoding FliH/SctL family protein: protein MSKIYKSKNLTPKSPLVWKCDHFFSDTQEDTYMEEEQFETEEEEQQQGHQIPEEEINQILENARQKAEQEAQEIIDNAQAEKEKILKEAKEKGYQDGYQQGKDEGLQEVEAEKEQLISEAKHLLVAAKQDYQDTLKELEPEICRLITEIAEKLISDRLEDQQELVSELVKNGIERMTEQNKVIIRAHPDDYAQLEADKDQILEGFSDLRIELKQDDDLKPGAPILFGENGHIELELSRQIDELRRALGQVINSGN, encoded by the coding sequence TTGTCTAAAATATATAAGTCTAAAAACTTGACTCCCAAATCCCCTCTTGTCTGGAAATGTGACCATTTCTTCTCTGATACACAAGAAGATACATATATGGAGGAAGAACAATTCGAGACAGAAGAAGAAGAGCAACAGCAAGGACATCAAATTCCCGAAGAAGAGATTAATCAAATTCTAGAAAACGCTCGACAAAAGGCTGAACAGGAAGCCCAGGAGATAATAGATAATGCTCAGGCTGAAAAAGAAAAAATACTTAAAGAAGCCAAGGAAAAAGGTTATCAAGATGGGTACCAGCAAGGCAAAGATGAGGGGTTACAGGAAGTTGAAGCTGAAAAAGAACAGTTAATATCCGAAGCTAAGCATCTTTTAGTGGCTGCTAAGCAAGATTATCAAGACACATTAAAAGAACTAGAACCGGAAATTTGCCGCTTGATAACTGAAATTGCCGAGAAACTTATATCCGATAGACTAGAAGACCAGCAAGAACTAGTATCTGAACTGGTAAAAAATGGTATTGAAAGAATGACTGAACAAAATAAGGTTATAATAAGAGCACATCCCGATGATTATGCCCAATTAGAAGCAGACAAAGACCAAATACTCGAGGGTTTTTCTGACTTAAGGATTGAACTGAAACAGGACGATGATTTAAAGCCAGGAGCACCAATTTTGTTTGGGGAAAATGGACATATTGAACTAGAACTAAGTCGGCAAATAGATGAACTTCGCCGAGCCTTGGGGCAGGTGATTAACAGTGGCAACTGA
- the fliI gene encoding flagellar protein export ATPase FliI — MATDGVDLDKLSQTIRNSNTLPLQGEVTRVVGLTVEARGPGAKIGDLCLIRSDDQEIECEVVGFNDGKILLMPLGNLNNVAPGNKVITSRENLSVPVGPGLVGRVLDGLGRPMDGKGPLTNTKCRYPMENTPPAPLDRSRIQKPIQTGIKAIDGVLTIGKGQRMGIFSGSGVGKSTLLGMIARNTSASVNVIGLIGERGREVREFIEKDLGEEGLQRSVIVVATSDQPALLRIKGAMTATAIAEYFRDCGNDVMLMMDSVTRFATAKREVGLATGEPPATRGFPPSVFAMLPQLLERSGTSDKGSVTGLYTVLVDGDDMDEPVSDTVRGVLDGHIVLSRKLAMQNHYPAIDILQSISRVMVDITDTQHQKAAAKISSALAAYEEARDLIEIGAYKKGSNPKVDWAMELIDDLNEFLRQEITEKTTLDETINKLKKFLDD, encoded by the coding sequence GTGGCAACTGATGGTGTAGACTTAGATAAACTTTCTCAAACAATAAGGAATAGTAACACTTTACCTTTACAAGGAGAAGTCACCAGAGTTGTAGGGTTAACTGTTGAGGCCCGAGGCCCAGGGGCTAAAATCGGTGATTTGTGCCTTATCAGAAGTGATGATCAGGAGATTGAGTGTGAAGTTGTAGGTTTCAATGATGGAAAAATACTATTGATGCCCCTTGGTAATTTAAACAATGTGGCACCGGGTAATAAAGTGATTACTTCTCGAGAGAATTTGTCAGTACCTGTAGGTCCTGGTTTGGTTGGTAGAGTATTAGATGGTCTAGGTCGCCCTATGGATGGAAAGGGCCCCCTTACTAATACAAAATGTCGTTATCCTATGGAAAACACTCCCCCCGCTCCCCTTGACCGCAGTAGGATACAAAAACCTATTCAAACTGGTATTAAAGCTATTGATGGGGTTTTGACAATTGGAAAAGGGCAGCGGATGGGAATTTTTTCAGGGTCTGGAGTAGGTAAAAGTACACTCCTAGGTATGATTGCAAGAAATACTTCTGCCTCTGTCAATGTAATTGGTTTAATAGGTGAACGGGGCAGAGAAGTTCGTGAATTTATAGAAAAAGATTTAGGAGAAGAAGGATTACAACGAAGTGTTATTGTGGTTGCCACCTCTGACCAACCCGCTCTTTTGAGAATCAAGGGAGCGATGACTGCAACTGCTATTGCAGAATATTTCCGTGACTGTGGAAATGATGTCATGCTAATGATGGACTCTGTAACCAGGTTTGCTACTGCCAAACGGGAAGTTGGACTGGCAACAGGTGAGCCACCGGCTACAAGAGGGTTTCCACCTTCTGTTTTTGCAATGTTGCCCCAGCTGTTAGAAAGGTCTGGTACTTCTGATAAAGGGAGTGTTACCGGTTTATATACTGTATTGGTTGATGGAGATGATATGGACGAGCCCGTATCCGATACCGTTCGGGGAGTGCTAGATGGTCATATTGTTCTTAGCAGAAAGCTGGCCATGCAAAATCATTATCCGGCCATTGATATACTACAGAGCATTTCACGGGTGATGGTGGATATTACTGATACTCAACATCAAAAAGCGGCTGCCAAAATTAGTTCAGCTCTGGCAGCCTATGAAGAGGCCCGAGATTTGATTGAAATCGGGGCTTATAAAAAGGGGAGCAATCCCAAGGTTGACTGGGCGATGGAGCTAATTGACGATTTAAATGAGTTTTTACGCCAGGAAATCACAGAAAAAACTACTCTGGATGAAACCATCAATAAACTAAAGAAGTTTTTAGATGATTAA
- the fliJ gene encoding flagellar export protein FliJ produces MKKFQFSLEKVLKVKERNEELKKKEFQRAQKYRDEQKQALDKLLDKRHELCEDILTKQKSPVKIENITHYYSYLSHLDDEIINKRHQLEDAEEQLEQARLNWIEAKREKKVLEKLEERQYEEYKQKVLKNEQKTLDELSVQFSYSR; encoded by the coding sequence TTGAAGAAGTTCCAATTCTCTTTGGAGAAGGTATTAAAAGTTAAGGAACGCAATGAAGAACTGAAGAAGAAAGAATTTCAAAGAGCTCAAAAATACAGGGATGAGCAAAAACAGGCTTTAGATAAACTTTTAGATAAGCGCCATGAACTGTGTGAGGATATCTTAACTAAACAGAAATCTCCTGTGAAAATAGAAAATATAACCCACTACTATAGTTATCTTTCACATCTAGATGATGAAATTATAAATAAGCGTCATCAACTTGAAGATGCCGAAGAACAACTAGAGCAAGCACGGCTTAATTGGATTGAAGCAAAACGGGAGAAAAAGGTTTTGGAGAAACTAGAGGAAAGACAGTATGAGGAATATAAACAAAAGGTTTTGAAGAATGAACAAAAGACTTTAGATGAGTTAAGTGTTCAATTTAGTTACTCCCGTTAA
- a CDS encoding MotE family protein, with protein MDQNNTGSQKQALALMIIIPLIFALIVGGILAQLFGIIDITNFLGGIPVVGEVVPDSDEEEVYSREDELDRWAETLDDRERDLEEDRRELEERQEELDELKESLKEREQILEEREEELLDKEDTVVDREERLESLANVYSEMRPQEAAEILEDLEDELVIEILNRLSSDQKARILSEMDSETARNLTRMMGT; from the coding sequence TTGGATCAAAATAATACTGGCAGTCAAAAACAGGCTCTTGCATTAATGATTATCATCCCTCTCATATTTGCTTTGATTGTAGGAGGGATTCTAGCCCAATTGTTTGGAATTATTGATATTACTAACTTTTTGGGTGGAATTCCTGTAGTAGGTGAAGTGGTACCTGACTCAGACGAAGAAGAAGTTTACTCTCGAGAAGATGAACTGGATAGATGGGCTGAAACCCTTGACGACCGAGAAAGAGATTTAGAAGAAGATAGGCGTGAATTAGAGGAACGTCAAGAGGAATTGGATGAATTAAAAGAATCCTTAAAAGAACGCGAACAAATATTGGAAGAGCGGGAGGAAGAATTACTAGATAAGGAAGATACTGTGGTAGACAGAGAAGAGCGATTAGAATCACTTGCTAATGTCTATTCTGAAATGCGGCCTCAAGAAGCAGCAGAGATACTGGAAGATTTAGAAGATGAATTGGTGATTGAAATACTGAATCGTCTCTCCAGTGACCAAAAAGCAAGAATTCTATCTGAGATGGACTCTGAGACAGCTAGAAATTTAACTAGAATGATGGGAACATAA